The Funiculus sociatus GB2-C1 sequence AATGCGCCCTATGTGTCAATCACCATCGGGCTTTACTCCCTATTACATACAATAAAGTTATCTCTCTTTTTATTGTTCCGCTATGTATTTAGCATACTAAGTACTGAAGAGCCATCATTATTTGATAAGATTACAAAAGCTAAATATAGATTATTTGCATTGTTTGCAGGCAGTGCAATAATTTTCTATAGTTTAGCAGGTTTTAAAATTATTGACCCCTTTATTTTTTTGCCTTCAAATAAACCTGATAATATTAATTCGAGAAATAATTCAGAAAGTTCAATTAGCGCTCTTACTCCTAAGCCAAAAATAGAGTCTGTACAGGTAAGTAAGCCTGAGGAATTAAAGTCTTCAGTTGCTAATCTGTCAAATGGCAATTATCTGCTTTGTAGCCAGAGTAATACTTCTGATGAAGATGAATTAGGTTTTTGTTTTCGGTTTCATAAAATAGGGAATCGAGTCATTGGCAACTTCTACGCAGCTGATTACACAGAGGGCTATTATGTATGTATCGATGGTACAGTTAATAGCAGTACCGTCAAGGGTAAAGGAATGGCATATACTGTAATGGATGAGCCTATAAGTAATCACAATAAAATTGAGCATCAAGATAAGCTTGTTAACGGTGATGAAAGTGGTCTTCTGAAGGTTGGCTTAGTCAGGGCTAGGAATACTGGTTTTAGTGATGAGAGTGGTGGAATGGAAGGATATTCTGTTGAGTTTTACTATGGGAAAGTTGTGCTTAATTTGAATAGTGTTTATCGTTACAAGGTAGGAGCTACACCTCCACCTCAAAGATGTAAACGCATTCCTTGAAAATTAGCGACCGTCAATCAGTTATAACTAACTAACTATCGCTTTATACTGCATTAAGAAATAAAATTGTCTAAGAAGAAGTTTCGGAAGTTTTGATAGTATTCAACAACAAATTATCAAGCATCATCAAAAATGGCTAACGAGCAGAAAAATTGATAGTGCAGGTAAGGCTAACAAATGCGATTGATGAAGAGTTAGTAAATCGCGGACTGCTTAACCCAAATTTATTGCGCGTGTATGAAACACAAGCACTTGTAGATACTGGCGCTACACGCACTGTGCTACCTATGGATATAGTGCAGCACCTTGGTTTAAGGATTATGAGTCAACAGGTAGCTAAATATGCTGATGGTAGAGAGGAAGCAGTCGGGCTGACAGGGCCTGTCATCATTGAAATAGAAGGTCGTCAGACTATCGAAGCAACAATGGTGACAGGGAATCAAGTGTTGATAGGTCAGACTGTATTGGAGACGTTAGATTTACTTGTAGATTGTAAAAATCAGCGCCTAGTTCCAAATCCCGCACATCCTGACTATCCAGTGTTGCGAGTATAGCAATTAATTAATAGGTGTAAGATAAGAGCGATCGCATCCACGTATAGTTAAAATACGCTTAAAATGCTGCTTACTGTAAATTGACTATGCCTATCGACGCACCTCTTCCCGTCGGGTCAGTTCTAGAAAACCGCTATTGTGTCGTGCGAGAATTGGGGCAAGGTGGCTTTGGACGTACCTATCTTGCAGAAGATACCAATCGGTACAGTGAGCATTGCGTACTTAAAGAATTTTTACCACAAGTTCAAGGCAGCAAGGAATTACAAAAAGCTGAAGAGTTATTTATGCGGGAAGCTGGGGTTCTTTATCAGCTGCAACACCCGCAGATTCCTCGTTTCCGAGAATTGATCCGAGTCAATCTTGGCGGTACGGAATCCCTATTTTTGGTGCAAGAGTATGTAGAGGGGCAAACCTACTGCGATTTGTTAAAAGCAGGGAAGCCGTTTGACGAGGCCCAAGTAGTTCAACTGCTGCGGCAAATTCTACCAGTATTGGACTACATCCATTCGCTAGGGGTGGTGCATCGAGATATATCCCCTGATAACTTGATTCAGAGGAGTTCCGATAAGTTGCCAGTTTTAATTGACTTTGGTGGCGTTAAGCAAGTAGCAGTAAATGCTGCCTCCCAGTTTAGCGGACAGATGCCCGCTACTCGGTTAGGTAAGGAAGGTTACGCACCAGAGGAACAAATACGCCAAGGAAATGCTTTTCCTTGTAGCGATTTGTACGCTTTGGCAGTTACAGTTTTGGTGTTGCTAACTTGCAAAGAACCCCAGAAACTTTTCGATAGTTTTCAGGCAACTTGGCGGTGGCGACAAGAGGCGAAGGTTAGTCCTATGTTAGCGATTATTTTGGATAAAATGTTAGCTTATTATCCGGGCGATCGCTATCAGTCAGCTAGAGAAGTTCTCCAAGCCCTCCCGTCTGGAAATCCCCTTTTTTCTCAAGTTCCTACTATGAACGTTGTAGGTAGCCCCGCCTATCAAATTCCTCCAACAACTATCAGTCAAAAAAGTAAAAGTCCCAGTGTTTCCATTCCTAACCCAATTCACAAGCTGACTTGGTTAAAATTTTGGAAAACAGGAATTAGTGTAAGTCTGATTTTGGCAGTCGGAGTCGGGGCTTGGACTTTAATAAAATCCCGTTTATCCTCCTTTCCTCCAGCAATATCTTCGCCATTACCTGCCGATGGTTCGCTAAGTAAAAAAGAGCAGGATTTTGTAGCTGAAATAACTAAGCGTCGCCAAGCTTTGAAGATTTCCGAAACGGTTTTTATTCGTCAAGTTGATGAAATTTTTTATCAGAAGTATCCAGAATTAAAGCAACGCAGTTTGACAACTAAGCCAGAAGATGCACGTTTCCGAATTGATTGGTACCAAATTGCTAATGACGAACTAAATAAGTTAGAAAAAGGCGCTCAATTATAGCAGTCCTATTTGAGTTGCGAAAGGCGTAGAAACAGGGTTTCTGCCTAATAGGAATCACAACTCAAACAGGATTGCTATGTGATGCAATTTAGTTCGCTAAGATTGTTTTTAACTGTCAAGCCAAAATTTTTATTAAGGAAAGTCAGGAATCACCCATTGGGGAGGCTGCATAGCTTTTTTTCTGCGCGCTTCGTCAGCAATTTCCAGCATTCTATCTAAAGAAGTCTCTTTGATGAAGTTTGACGCAGACGCTGCATTTTCCTTATTGGGGCATTTGTCACCCAAAATGCAGCCGTTAACGCAGGCTTCAGCGCAGTTTACTGTAGCTTCCATTGTGTTTGCTCTCTCTCATGGTCTTTGATGCTAGGCAGACTGATTCAAGCTTTGTCACTTTCAAAGCGAAAACGTCTACTTAAATTCTCCTTCTACAAATTGTACGGATATCTGTGAAAATTTCCAGCGTCTTGAGCGATCGCTTTCTTTACCGTTGCTATCAAACTGAATTAGCCCAATTTTTCGCCCAGTCTAAGGTCTGATAAACCTGCTTGAGAGTTGGTGCTTCGCAGTACAGTCGCAAAACGGGTTCCGTACCGCTGAAGCGAATCATCAACCAACTGTCATTGGCTAAACGGAACTTATAACCATCAATTGTCAGACAGTCTGTTACTGACTGACCCGCAATTTCAGTTAAAGGCGATTTTTGCAGTTGTTCGAGTAAACGCGATCGCACGTTCATACTCGCTAAAGGTAAGTCAATCCGATCGTAAGCTGAGGTAAAACTTGTTTTCTCCTGCAAGCGTTGGTAAAGTTCGCTTAAGTCTAGCCCCGACTGGGCGATCGCTTCCAACAAATACAGTGCTGACAGCAGCCCATCCCGCTCTGGGATATGATTGCCGTAGCCAATGCCTCCAGACTCTTCGCCGCCTACTAACACCTGAGTTGATAACATCCGGTCGGCGATGTACTTATAGCCTATCGGTGTCTCATACACTGGCAGATTGTACAGAGACGCTACGCGGGGAAACAAATCGGAACCGCTGACTGTTTTTACCACTTCGCCCGTCAGTCCCCGCCGCGATGCCATGTGTTCAATTAAAATCGGGATGAGTATTTGGGAACTGAGGAAATTTCCTTGCCCATCGACAGCAGCAATGCGATCGCTATCTCCATCAAACACAAATCCTACTGCCAACCCCTCACCACTGCTGCGGCGGTGAGTCCGCATCTGCCGGAACATCTGGGAAAGGTAACGCGGTAAAGGTTCCGGCGCACTTCCACCAAATAAAGGATCGCGAGAACTATTAATTTCCTGAATTGGCGTTGCCAACAGTTTTTCAAGTCCGGATGCCGCCGCACCGTGCATCACATCGGCAAAAACACTGAGTTTCTTTTGCGCGATCGCATCCTGAATGCAGCCAATATCCACTTTAGCCCGTAGCTCTTCACAATAATTAGACCACGGGTCGAACCTCTCCAAACTTCCAGGCTTTCCTTGGACTGGCGACGATTCCTTAGCCAACAGTGCTTCTATCTTTTGCGTAATTTCTGGGGGAACCGAACCCCCAAATGCTCCCTTGACTTTTAACCCCGAATATGGGCCTGGATTATGACTTGCCGTAATCACCAAAGCCCCTAGAGCCTTTTGTTGATAAGCCGCCCAGCTAAATGCTGGTGTTGGGGCATAACTATCGCTCAACAGCACATCAAATCCCGCAGCTTGCACTGCAAGAGCCGTCTCAAAAGCAAAAGTTTCCGACATAAAGCGCCGATCGTAGCCCACAATGATCGTGCGCTGACTTGTCGTCTCACCATAGACATCTGCCAGGACTTGTGCCGCCAACGGTGCCACAAGCGTTAAACGCTCGAAGGTGAAATCTGCGGCGATGATACCTCGCCAGCCATCTGTACCAAACTTAATCGGATTAACAGCAAGCGGCATAAAAGCAGGGGGTGTTGCAATGATAACGGTCGGATCTTAACATTTGTGGAGTCATTAGTCACTTAAGAGTTGTCAAGTTGAAACCCTCCCTAGCCAACGCTTAAAAACTAAGGACTACCGCCATCGTCCTCTTGAGAGCCTGACTCGTGCTTGACAGTTGGGGAATTGCCATTTGAAGCTGACAGATGTTCGAGAAGCGATCGCAGCCTCATGCGCTCAATGTAAGGCCAGCCGCCAGCTTCTTCCATATCTTTCAACAGATTGTATAGAGCTTGACGATTATCCGGTAAAGAAGTCTGAAATACACCTTCCCGAATCTCGCGGTGCAAATCCTCTAACGCGCGAAGCATTGCCAACAAAGCCAGAGTATCTCCCTGACAAGTCTTTGCCAAAGACCGAACAGAAATAGCGATCGCTTCCAATTCTGACCCAAAAAGCCCCGACTCAACATCTTTGTTACTGTTCATGCGGGTGATTTGTCTGTCCATGCTGTTTTCAACTTTAACGGAGTGTTTTCTTAACTAGAGCGATCGCTGCACAATCGACCTATTGGTAAATTGGTGTGGTGTGTAAGCACGGCATGGGTCTAAATCCCTATTAGGGATGGAAATAAAGGGATTGAAATAATTTACCCGCAGCTTCAGGATAAAGGCAACACAAAGCCTTGTAAAATTCACTTTAGAGATTCTAAGCCGAACGATTCCGAGCAAAATTAAGAATTTCACTTTTGTCCCTTGTCACTTAAACCCCACCCCAGATTTTACTGGTAGGGATTCCTAAATTAGATATTGAGGTTGACCATGAGGTATCGCGCTTTCATTGTTGCCTTCCTGGCATTATGCTTGGGGGTACTAACTGCTTGTAGTGAAGGTCCAGCCAACGCGACTTCCGCTCCAACTCCACTCACCTACGACCAGATCCGAGGCACGGGTCTAGCAAATAGCTGCCCTCAACTCTCTGAAACGACTCGCAGTTCTATTCCCATCGATCCTAGCCAGACATACAAAGTTACTAACCTGTGCTTACAGCCGACCAGCTTCTTTGTCAAAGAAGAATCTGCCAACAAACGGCAAGCCGCCCAATTCGTTCCCGGCAAGTTGTTGACACGGTATACATCTAGCATCGACCAGGTGCTAGGTGAACTGAAAGTAGATGAAAATAACCGTCTAAGCTTGGTTGAAGAGGATGGTCTCGACTTCCAAGCCACAACTGTTCAGCTGCCTGGTGGCGAACGAGTACCCTTCCTGTTCACAATTAAAAACCTGGTTGCCAAAAGTCAGCCCGGAATGGACAGCATTAACACCTCGACCGACTTTGAGGGCGAGTTTAACGTTCCCTCCTATCGGGGGGCAACTTTCCTCGATCCCAAAGGTCGCGGTGTAGCGAGTGGCTATGATAATGCAGTAGGACTCCCAGCCCAATCCGATTCTCAGGAACTGACTCGTGCTAATGTCAAGCGTGTAGACACCCTGAAGGGTAACATTTCTCTGCAAGTCGCCAAGGTGGATAACGTCACCGGTGAAATTGCCGGAACCTTTGAAAGCGAACAGCCTTCCGATACTGATCTAGGAGCTGGCGAAGTTAAAGAAGTTAAAATTCGCGGCATTTTTTATGCGCGGGTTGCACCAGATCAGGCTTAAATCTGCTACTTAGCACTGATTGCTTAATTTAGCGGATCGGGAAAAGGGGCTGGTGAAGCCCCTTTTTTTATGCCTTAGAAGTCAAAAGTTAAA is a genomic window containing:
- a CDS encoding phosphoglucomutase/phosphomannomutase family protein; translation: MPLAVNPIKFGTDGWRGIIAADFTFERLTLVAPLAAQVLADVYGETTSQRTIIVGYDRRFMSETFAFETALAVQAAGFDVLLSDSYAPTPAFSWAAYQQKALGALVITASHNPGPYSGLKVKGAFGGSVPPEITQKIEALLAKESSPVQGKPGSLERFDPWSNYCEELRAKVDIGCIQDAIAQKKLSVFADVMHGAAASGLEKLLATPIQEINSSRDPLFGGSAPEPLPRYLSQMFRQMRTHRRSSGEGLAVGFVFDGDSDRIAAVDGQGNFLSSQILIPILIEHMASRRGLTGEVVKTVSGSDLFPRVASLYNLPVYETPIGYKYIADRMLSTQVLVGGEESGGIGYGNHIPERDGLLSALYLLEAIAQSGLDLSELYQRLQEKTSFTSAYDRIDLPLASMNVRSRLLEQLQKSPLTEIAGQSVTDCLTIDGYKFRLANDSWLMIRFSGTEPVLRLYCEAPTLKQVYQTLDWAKNWANSV
- a CDS encoding serine/threonine-protein kinase produces the protein MPIDAPLPVGSVLENRYCVVRELGQGGFGRTYLAEDTNRYSEHCVLKEFLPQVQGSKELQKAEELFMREAGVLYQLQHPQIPRFRELIRVNLGGTESLFLVQEYVEGQTYCDLLKAGKPFDEAQVVQLLRQILPVLDYIHSLGVVHRDISPDNLIQRSSDKLPVLIDFGGVKQVAVNAASQFSGQMPATRLGKEGYAPEEQIRQGNAFPCSDLYALAVTVLVLLTCKEPQKLFDSFQATWRWRQEAKVSPMLAIILDKMLAYYPGDRYQSAREVLQALPSGNPLFSQVPTMNVVGSPAYQIPPTTISQKSKSPSVSIPNPIHKLTWLKFWKTGISVSLILAVGVGAWTLIKSRLSSFPPAISSPLPADGSLSKKEQDFVAEITKRRQALKISETVFIRQVDEIFYQKYPELKQRSLTTKPEDARFRIDWYQIANDELNKLEKGAQL
- a CDS encoding clan AA aspartic protease, translated to MQVRLTNAIDEELVNRGLLNPNLLRVYETQALVDTGATRTVLPMDIVQHLGLRIMSQQVAKYADGREEAVGLTGPVIIEIEGRQTIEATMVTGNQVLIGQTVLETLDLLVDCKNQRLVPNPAHPDYPVLRV
- a CDS encoding photosystem II manganese-stabilizing polypeptide; its protein translation is MRYRAFIVAFLALCLGVLTACSEGPANATSAPTPLTYDQIRGTGLANSCPQLSETTRSSIPIDPSQTYKVTNLCLQPTSFFVKEESANKRQAAQFVPGKLLTRYTSSIDQVLGELKVDENNRLSLVEEDGLDFQATTVQLPGGERVPFLFTIKNLVAKSQPGMDSINTSTDFEGEFNVPSYRGATFLDPKGRGVASGYDNAVGLPAQSDSQELTRANVKRVDTLKGNISLQVAKVDNVTGEIAGTFESEQPSDTDLGAGEVKEVKIRGIFYARVAPDQA